The sequence TCGCCTGTATGAAAAGCCCAATCACCGGAAGGCGTGGCCGTGGTCGCACCAGCATAATATCTCGCCTGTGTCAGACCTGTACTATCCCTGAAAACTTCGATTTTAGCATTAGGCGCCGACTTACCCCAGATTGTTCCTGAAGTCAGGCCACCCCAAATTCTGGGAGGTTGAATCCCTTTTTGAGAACCTGCATCTACTTTGAGGATACCGCCGTTGACATTTTTAAAAATTAAATTCTGACTCCAGCGGATGCTGTCTGATTCAGCATCTTCCAAATACATTCCGTAAAACCCGTTATACGCGATCGTGTTATTATTGACCGTAACACGGGAGCATCTAAAGTTTATTAAAACACCAGCTCCATCATTGCTTTGCGCACCGATTCCGTTTGAGTCTGTACCTATTAAATTATTCTGAATCAAAACTCCCGATGACCGGTTTATCGTGATCCCATGCCCGCTACTTCCGCCTATGACGTTGTTGGTGAGTACAGTATTCTTAGACGAATCAATAAACACGCCTGTACCCCCGAAAGCGGCACTGCGAATAGCATTTCCATTTTTCCCAAGCCCTATATAATTGCCGGATACCCAATTGGTGTCAGAATGGGCGAAGAACCCAAGTTGAATATTGATGAGGCCTCCGACGATATAATTTCTACCATTCGGACTACCATTCCCGATTCTATTATGCCTGCCGTAGATATTGATTCCTCGATCGAAACCATAAGAAGCCGTTCCGTTGATATCCGTTCCGATCAAATTGGATTCGATGATATTGGAGTCAGCGTTTAATGAAATGCCTGATCCCAGTGTAACTTGACCTGCAAATACGTTATTTCGAATGATCCCACCGGATCCGGATTGGAATAGGCCACTTGCGTTGGCTTTCAATGTCGTTCCGTCGGCAGCCAGGCCGATCACGTTGCAATTTAACGTAAAGTTTTTTCCTGAATTGACAATCGCAGAACTCATCATGCCCGTAAAATAATTAACGCCTGACGCTGTCCCGTCGCCGACGGTGAGGTTATCGGAGGAATTGGAAATTCCCGAATTCCCTGCAAACGAAGTACTTCCGTTGGCGCCTAATCCAAAATAATTTCCATAAATCATATTGTTTGCAGACGTGGATGTTATGTTGACTCCGTCCGTGCTTGCCCAAAAGATATTCCGCCCTCCGGGCGTTCCGTTACCGATTTGAGTAAATGATCCACCGGTTATCCCTATGCCAAAGCTCACATTGCCAGGAGCATTACCTGTGGAATCCGTACCAAAATAGTTTCCAAGAAAGCTACAGTGATGAGAAAACATCATATCAACTGCATTTGCAGCATATCCGAAAATATTTCGCCCGGCCGTTGTGCCATTACCAATCTGAGTATAATTGCCGGGATCAATCGTAATTGCACCGAATGGCGGTTTAGCGGGTGTTTTTCCGTCCGGATAGAGGCCAAAAAAATTTCCGGCAACAAACGTGCTGTCTCCAATTAAATACACCGGTGTTGTATAAGAACCAATCACATTCCTTCCGGCGTAGGTTCCATCACCGATTTTGTTGGCATTCCCATATACGAACAAGGCCGAGTTACCATAAACGGTATCGATTATTGCAGCGTTTGCCGAATTGAAACCAAATTTGTTTCCGACGATCAGACTCCCCCTACCGGTATTTTCTGCAAAACCTGTTCCTAACCTGATGTCGGTGAACTGGCTTGCGGCAAAACGATTGCCGCGAATCGTATGATAACCAGCCGAAGCGTCATCAACCCCCATAAAATTCGTCACAACATCGTCACCGGAAGTCACACCAAATTGGTTATTGAGGATAGATGCCCCGGATTGAAGCAGGAAGATGGCAATATTACATCCGGTAAAAATATTGGCAGAGATGATAACATTTGGCGCTTGTACACAGACTGCAAACCGAGCCGCTGTAAAATTAAAACGGGTTATCGTGGTGTTTGCTGCTTTTACGGTAAAAATCGTATCTAATGACGGTTGATCGGATGTAAGCGTTATCGCATATCCATACCCGTCTATAAAAACTTCATCCGTTATGGAGATCGCACCTGCAGTGAGTTTCAAAGTATCCCCAACCGCAAAAAGAATATTATCTGGTCCCGGGTTGATATTGGCCAGATAAACAGCTTTTCGCAGAGAACCGATCGAACCGGGTGCAAGACTATCACCGAAATTGGTGACAAAAAACGTGTCGGCATAAATCCCAGAATGCCCGGCTACAAAAAGAATAAAAATGTACAGCCGCCCTAAACAATTCATAACTTCCTCCACCTTGTGATGATATCAAACACATTCAAGGTAGATAGAAATCGAGATGAGCTCTAACAGCCAGCGTTCAAAAACTGACACTCTGGTTGCATCATAGTGCAAACTGTTGTTTTATAAGAAAATTGTGGGGGCAGTAAGATTAGAATTCTGAAGGATTTTTACCAAATTCCTCACGA is a genomic window of bacterium containing:
- a CDS encoding right-handed parallel beta-helix repeat-containing protein — encoded protein: MNCLGRLYIFILFVAGHSGIYADTFFVTNFGDSLAPGSIGSLRKAVYLANINPGPDNILFAVGDTLKLTAGAISITDEVFIDGYGYAITLTSDQPSLDTIFTVKAANTTITRFNFTAARFAVCVQAPNVIISANIFTGCNIAIFLLQSGASILNNQFGVTSGDDVVTNFMGVDDASAGYHTIRGNRFAASQFTDIRLGTGFAENTGRGSLIVGNKFGFNSANAAIIDTVYGNSALFVYGNANKIGDGTYAGRNVIGSYTTPVYLIGDSTFVAGNFFGLYPDGKTPAKPPFGAITIDPGNYTQIGNGTTAGRNIFGYAANAVDMMFSHHCSFLGNYFGTDSTGNAPGNVSFGIGITGGSFTQIGNGTPGGRNIFWASTDGVNITSTSANNMIYGNYFGLGANGSTSFAGNSGISNSSDNLTVGDGTASGVNYFTGMMSSAIVNSGKNFTLNCNVIGLAADGTTLKANASGLFQSGSGGIIRNNVFAGQVTLGSGISLNADSNIIESNLIGTDINGTASYGFDRGINIYGRHNRIGNGSPNGRNYIVGGLINIQLGFFAHSDTNWVSGNYIGLGKNGNAIRSAAFGGTGVFIDSSKNTVLTNNVIGGSSGHGITINRSSGVLIQNNLIGTDSNGIGAQSNDGAGVLINFRCSRVTVNNNTIAYNGFYGMYLEDAESDSIRWSQNLIFKNVNGGILKVDAGSQKGIQPPRIWGGLTSGTIWGKSAPNAKIEVFRDSTGLTQARYYAGATTATPSGDWAFHTGEVHVGHTFTAIQDSAANSSVFSNRIDVTATADLFAKHHSPDAFFPMGNVHIGDSLILPIRFYSEGGSLISGFSVLHSTPFQFIGPSIDTLDILHPDTLLGFIKFKPTAIGNFIDTIRATYDVRKLDVYITGTGVNRVLSTGAIGSFSDARIGDSSSASVTIKAPQSPVSVTAISLEKGTHFKILPWVLPVTITSDSLILTIRFKPLVEGILTDTVNIFHNGAGSPIRLPLSGIGLENISPILSIGVLRSTILKDQVEIYGTSNEGLSFVVIRVNNSNKATTAVSGSTRIFSTDHKMLSAGVLSLNFAGTDSAGNRGEVSKNYDVGELTKNRWMTLTSSSVELRQLKNYTGSGGYVFLSTQESREIKSDKRYIRSVEVIMTEAVSLKLAMNYYKEDIQFIQQEFGCFDAQKLSIQEISSVHAGMNVSTEHEKIAATIYRSGLYALVYDPVEVIIPQKLELTQNYPNPFNPSTTIRFGLPEDGKTRLVIYNILGQTITTLISENKPAGYHEVFWDGKNNRGEPVSSGIYLYRLETGKGTISKKMLLIK